The following is a genomic window from Micrococcus cohnii.
ACCGGCAACGTGCTCACGATCGCCGATGTCCCGCGCCGGCTGGCCGGGGACGGCTGGCCCGAGACCCTCGAGGTGCGCGGCGAGGTGTTCATGTCCTCGGCTGATTTCCAAGCGGTGAACGAGGCCCGCGCCGAGACCGGCCAGCCGCCGTTCGCCAACCCCCGCAACGCGGCGGCCGGCTCGCTGCGCCAGAAGGACCCGGAGGTCACCGCGGCGCGTCCGCTGAGCATGTTCGTCCACGGCATCGGCGCCCACTCCGGGTTGGCGGCGGCAGGTCAGGCCGAGACCTACGACGCGCTCGCGGCATGGGGTCTGCCCGTCAGCCCCTACACGCGCACGGCCCGGGGGACGGGGTCTGCGGCCCTGGACGTGATCCTCGAGGTGATCGCCGAGTACGGCCGCCGCCGTCACGAGCTGGTCCACGAGATCGACGGGATCGTCGTGAAAGTCGACTCCTACGCCGATCAGCGGGCGCTCGGGCACACCTCGCGCGTGCCGCGGTGGGCCGCGGCCTACAAGTACCCGCCCGAGGAGGTGCACACGCGTCTGGTGGACATCGCGGTGTCCGTCGGTCGCACCGGTCGCGTCACCCCGTTCGCGGTGATGGAGCCGGTGCGGGTGGCCGGATCGACCGTCTCGATGGCGACTCTGCACAATCAGGACGTCGTGAAGGCCAAGGGTGTGCTGATCGGCGACACGGTCGTGCTGCGCAAGGCCGGTGACGTGATCCCCGAGGTGGTCGGACCCGTCCTGCCGCTGCGTGAGCAGGCCCGCGAGCGCGGCGAGCAGCTGCACGAGTTCGTCATGCCGGCGCAGTGCCCCTCGTGCGGGACCGACCTGGCCCCCGCGAAGGAGGGCGACGTCGATCTGCGCTGCCCCAACGCGCTGACGTGCCCCGCCCAGCTCGCCGGCCGCGTCGAGCACCTAGCCGGCCGCGGCGCGTTCGACGTCGAAGCGTTGGGCGAGGAGGCGGCGATCTGGCTGACGAGCGGTCCGGGACCGCGTCCGCAGGGTCCGGACGCCGTGCCGACGCCGGAGGGGCCGGGCGTGCTGACGTCTGAGGCGCAGGTGTTCGACCTCGCCGCGGGCACCCCCGAATCCGTGGTCGGGCCGCGCAGCGAGGACGGGCTGACCGAGCTGCAACGGTCCCTGGCACGGGTGCGGGTGTGGCGACAGCGGCGCCGACGGGTGGACGGAGTATCGACGCCGTCGGGGCAGTGGGAGCTCAAGCCCGCGTTCTTCACCCAGGGCACGACGGCCCGCCCGTCGGCGCCGACGGCCAACACCCTGCGGTTGTTCGAGGAACTGGAGAAGGCCAAGGCGCAGCCGCTGTGGCGCGTGCTCGTGGGCCTGTCGATCCGTCACGTCGGCCCCTCGGCGGCCCGAGCCCTGGCGACGGCCTTCGGCTCGATGGACGCGCTGCGGGCCGCGGCCGACGCCGAACCTGGCTCGGACCAGGCCGCCCGGCTGGCCGAGGTCGACGGGGTGGGCCCGACGATCGCGCTTCAGCTGCACGAGTGGTTCGCCGTGCCCGAGCATCGGGCCATCGTCGACGCGTGGGCGGCCGCGGGCGTGCGCATGGTCGATGAGCAGGATGAGTCGACCCCGCGCACCCTCGAGGGCGTGACGGTCGTCGTGACCGGCACGCTCGAGGATTTCAGCCGCGACTCCGCGAAGGAAGCGATCCTGGTGCGCGGCGGCAAGGCCTCGGGCTCGGTGTCGAAGAAGACCGACTTCCTCGTCGCCGGCGCCTCGGCAGGATCGAAGCTGGACAAGGCGGAGAGCCTCGGGGTGCGCGTGCTCGATGAGGCCGGGTTTCAGGCGCTGCTGGCCGGCGGGCCGCAGGCCGTCACCGGGGACGCGGAGCAGGACGCATGAGTGCCGCACAGCCCACCGCCGCCGGGTTGCTGGCCGTCGCCCGGGCCGCCGCCGCGGCCGGTGCCGCGGTGCTCGCCGAACGCTGGCACGGGGTCCACCCGGCGCGGCAGCTCCCGCCCGAGGCCCTCGGCGCCGAGACAAAGAGCTCCGGCTCGGACTGGGTGACCGAGTTCGACCGACGTGCCGAGGACGCGGTACGCCGCGTGCTCGCCTCCTACCGTCCGCACGATGAGATCTCCGGAGAAGAGCACGGCGTCACGACACCCACGGATCCCAGCGGACTGCGCTGGTCGATCGACCCGCTGGACGGCACGACGAACTTCATCCGAGGTGTGCCCCAGTTCTGCACGTCCGTCGCGGTGTGCGGGCCCGCTCTCGACGCGGCTGACCAGACCGCCGGGACGCGAGGTGACGGCGAGCCGGTGTGGCTGGCCGGGGCCGTCGTCGCGCCAGCCCTGCACCGCACGTGGTACGCCGCGCAGGGCGAGGGGGCGTTCTGCGTGCTGGACGCCGATCCCGTGCGCCTGGGCGTCGGGCCCGGTCATGCCGCCCCGGACGCGGCCCAGCCGGTGCGACTGACCGGGCCGGTGCCCTCACGCTCCGGTCGCCTGCTGGCCACCGGCTTCGGCTACGACCCGCGACGGCGCGCCCGACAGCTGCGCGACCTCGGTCGGCTGATGGAGGGCTTCGGCGACGTGCGCCGCATCGGTTCGGCCGCGCTCGACCTGTGCATGGTGGCCGACGGCACCCTGGACGCCTACGCCGAGCTCGGCACACAGGAACACGACTGGGCCGCCGGCGCCCTGATCGCCGAGGAGGCCGGCGTCGTCGTGCATCGGCCCCGTCATCCGGACGGCGGCGCCCGGCCGGACTGGGCGCTCGCCGGGACGCTCGAGGGCGGACTGGTCGAGAGCCTGCGTGCCGAGTACGTAGACGAGAAGGAGTCCCGCTGATGCGCGTGTGGGGCAGCCCGTGGCTGTATCCGTCCCTGTTCATCGTCCTTGCCCTCGGCTGCCTTGGCTTCGGCACGGCACAGGCCAACGTCGTGCTGCTGGCCGCCGGTGTGCTCGCTCTGGTGTGCGCGCTGTTCTACGTGCCCGTGCTGCGGGTGCGCTCGCGGCCGGCCGCCGGGGCCGAGCAGCATGTGCGTGATGGCGGTGTGGTGGTGCTGTGGCGGCCGGGGGAGCGCAACTGCCTGCGCCTGCTGAAGTCCCTCGACCCCGCCGATCGCGACGCGATCTACTGGGTGAACGTCTGGGCCGACGAGGACGGCCCCGCGCTGCTGCAGCGCACGCACATCACGGGCACCGGCCGCGCCACCGCCGAGCACCGCGACGACACCGTGCCGGTCGCCCTGGGACGGCGCGCCGCGTTCGTCGTCGCCGACGCGGATGATCGTGCCCGCGTGGCAGACCTGGCCGCCGCCGCACGGGACCGGAGGCGCCGATGAGCACGGTCGACTCTGCGGCCGGCGCAGCACCGTCCGCGGGCGCGCGGTCCCGGGTGGTCGTGCGGGCCCTGGCCGAGAGCGACCACGAAGCCGTGGCGGAGCTGACGGTGGCCTCCTACGTCGGCGGCGGACACATCCCGGCCGGTGACGCCTACGAGGCTGTCCTGCGTGATGTGGCCGGACGCGCCGCTCGGGCCGAGGTGCTCGTGGCCGAGCTCGACGGCGAGGTCGTCGGCTCCGTCGTTCTCACGCCGCACGGCACCGCGATGTCCGAGACCGCCCGGGCCGATGAGTACGAGTTCCGCATGCTGGCCGTCCACCCCAGGGCGCACCGGCGCGGAGTGGCCCGAGCCCTGCTGCGGGCCGTGCTGGATCGCGCCCGCGCGGCCGAGGGCGTCCGGGCGGTCGCGCTGACGACCATGCCGAGCATGCGCCACGCGCACCGCATGTACGAGGCCCTGGGCTTCGAGCGCGTCCCGGAACGGGACTGGTGGCTGCGCGACGTGCTGCCCGAGGTCGAGCCCGCTGAGGATCCAGGCCCGTTCCTCGTGTACCGCCTGACCCTGGACCCTGCGGATGTCACCGTCTTGGGCAGGACAGTAGACTCGCCCGAGTCACGCCCGATCCCGTCACAAGGAGCTGAATTGGCTGAGATCACGCGCGAACAGGTGGCCCATCTGGCCTCCCTGGCGCACATCCGGATGAGCGAGACGGAGCTGGAGACCCTCTCCGGCGAGCTCGGGCTCATCCTGGACTCGGTGTCCGCGGTGCAGAAGGTCGCCGGGGCCGACGTCGAGCCGACGTCCCACCCGATCGCCCTGCACAACGTCTTCCGCGAGGACGTGCCGGCCGGCATGCTCACGCAGGAGCAGGCGCTGGACCAGGCGCCCGACGCCGAGGACGGCCAGTTCAAGGTCCCCGCGATCCTGGACGGAGAGTGATCACGGATATGACGCAGCCACACCACGACGTGCACGCCGAGCTAACCGCCGACCAGCTCGTCCGCCTCACCGCGCTGCAGATGGCCGAGCGCCTGCGTGCGGGCACCACCACCGCGGTGGAGCTCGTGCAGGCCCACCTGGACCGCATCGCCGCGTTCGACGGCGACCCGCGCGCCGATGCCGCCTCCGACCGCGGCGTGCGTGCGTTCCTGCACGTGAACGCGGAGGAGGCGCTCGCCGATGCCGCCGAGGTGGACCGCATCCGCGCCGCCGGTGGCACCGAGGCCGAGTCCCTGCACCCGCTGGCCGGCGTGCCCGTGGCGGTGAAGGACAACATCGTCACCGTCGGTCAGCCGACCACCGCCGCCTCGATGATGCTCGACGGGTGGATGAGCCCCTACGACGCGACGGTCGTGACCCGGCTGCGGCAGGCCCGCATGCCGATCCTCGGCAAGACCAACCTCGACGAGTTCGCCATGGGCGGCTCGACCGAGCACTCCGCGTTCGGTATCACCCGCAACCCGTGGGACGGCGACCGGGTGCCCGGCGGATCCGGCGGCGGGTCGGCGGCGGCGGTGGCCGCGTTCCTGGCTCCGCTGGCCCTGGGGTCGGACACGGGCGGTTCGATCCGCGAACCCGCCGCGTTCACCGGCACCGTCGGCATGAAGCCGACCTACGGCGCCGTGTCCCGGCACGGCGTGATCGCGATGGCGTCCTCACTCGACCAGGTGGGCCCGGCGGCTCGCACCGTCGCGGACGCGGCCGCGCTGCAGCAGGTCATCGGCGGACACGACCCGCTCGACTCGACCTCGCTGCCGGAGGCTCTCGGCGACCTCGGGGCCGCCGTGGCCGCTGGTTCCGGGCGGTCGAACCTGGCGGGCCTGCGCGTCGGCGTCATCACCGACCAGCCGATGGAGGGCTACCACCCGGGCCTGCGCGAGGCGTTCGAGCAGCGCGTGGCCCAGCTGCGCGAGGCCGGCGCCGAGATCGTCGAGGTCTCGTGCCCGCACTTCTCCGCCGCACTGGGCGCGTACTACCTGATCATGCCCTCGGAGGTCTCCTCCAACCTGGCCCGCTTCGACGGAGTCCGCTACGGCAACCGCGTGGTGCCCGACGGCGGCGGCACGATCGAGCAGGTCATGGCGGCCACCCGCGCCGAGGGTTTCGGCGACGAGGTCAAGCGCCGCATCATCCTGGGCACCTACGCCCTCTCCGCCGGCTATTACGACGCCTACTACGGTTCGGCGCAGAAGGTCCGCACCCTCGTGCAGCGGGACTTCGCCGAGGCGTTCGAGCAGGTCGACGTGCTGCTGACCCCGGCCTCGCCACATCCGGCGTTCCCGCTGGGCGAGCAGGTCGACGACCCGCTGGCCATGTACCTCAACGACTACACGACGATCCCCGCGAACCTGGCCGGTGTGCCGGGCGTCTCGGTGCCCGGCGGCCTGGTGGACGGGCTGCCGTGGGGCCTGCAGCTGATGGCGCCCGCCCGCGAGGACGCCCGCCTCTACGAGGTGGGCGCGGCCGTCGAGGCTCTCGTCGAGCGCCATGAGCCGGCCCCGGTGTGGGCGCGGATCCCCGAGACCGAGCGCGGCGTGGCCCGCGCGACCGCGACGACCGCAGGAGGCCAGCAGTGAGCC
Proteins encoded in this region:
- the ligA gene encoding NAD-dependent DNA ligase LigA; amino-acid sequence: MSQTEHPHESQSAPEQIPAEGLRQEYERLVEQVRAARTAYYQKNEPELSDAEYDRLYRRLEDLEAMHPELVANDSPTQQVGGEVSAAFSPVTHGARMYSLEDVFSEQELRAWFERTADAVAGMHPGQEPTWLVEVKIDGLAVNLRYERGRLVQAATRGDGVTGEDVTGNVLTIADVPRRLAGDGWPETLEVRGEVFMSSADFQAVNEARAETGQPPFANPRNAAAGSLRQKDPEVTAARPLSMFVHGIGAHSGLAAAGQAETYDALAAWGLPVSPYTRTARGTGSAALDVILEVIAEYGRRRHELVHEIDGIVVKVDSYADQRALGHTSRVPRWAAAYKYPPEEVHTRLVDIAVSVGRTGRVTPFAVMEPVRVAGSTVSMATLHNQDVVKAKGVLIGDTVVLRKAGDVIPEVVGPVLPLREQARERGEQLHEFVMPAQCPSCGTDLAPAKEGDVDLRCPNALTCPAQLAGRVEHLAGRGAFDVEALGEEAAIWLTSGPGPRPQGPDAVPTPEGPGVLTSEAQVFDLAAGTPESVVGPRSEDGLTELQRSLARVRVWRQRRRRVDGVSTPSGQWELKPAFFTQGTTARPSAPTANTLRLFEELEKAKAQPLWRVLVGLSIRHVGPSAARALATAFGSMDALRAAADAEPGSDQAARLAEVDGVGPTIALQLHEWFAVPEHRAIVDAWAAAGVRMVDEQDESTPRTLEGVTVVVTGTLEDFSRDSAKEAILVRGGKASGSVSKKTDFLVAGASAGSKLDKAESLGVRVLDEAGFQALLAGGPQAVTGDAEQDA
- a CDS encoding inositol monophosphatase family protein, translating into MSAAQPTAAGLLAVARAAAAAGAAVLAERWHGVHPARQLPPEALGAETKSSGSDWVTEFDRRAEDAVRRVLASYRPHDEISGEEHGVTTPTDPSGLRWSIDPLDGTTNFIRGVPQFCTSVAVCGPALDAADQTAGTRGDGEPVWLAGAVVAPALHRTWYAAQGEGAFCVLDADPVRLGVGPGHAAPDAAQPVRLTGPVPSRSGRLLATGFGYDPRRRARQLRDLGRLMEGFGDVRRIGSAALDLCMVADGTLDAYAELGTQEHDWAAGALIAEEAGVVVHRPRHPDGGARPDWALAGTLEGGLVESLRAEYVDEKESR
- the gatC gene encoding Asp-tRNA(Asn)/Glu-tRNA(Gln) amidotransferase subunit GatC, giving the protein MAEITREQVAHLASLAHIRMSETELETLSGELGLILDSVSAVQKVAGADVEPTSHPIALHNVFREDVPAGMLTQEQALDQAPDAEDGQFKVPAILDGE
- the gatA gene encoding Asp-tRNA(Asn)/Glu-tRNA(Gln) amidotransferase subunit GatA is translated as MTQPHHDVHAELTADQLVRLTALQMAERLRAGTTTAVELVQAHLDRIAAFDGDPRADAASDRGVRAFLHVNAEEALADAAEVDRIRAAGGTEAESLHPLAGVPVAVKDNIVTVGQPTTAASMMLDGWMSPYDATVVTRLRQARMPILGKTNLDEFAMGGSTEHSAFGITRNPWDGDRVPGGSGGGSAAAVAAFLAPLALGSDTGGSIREPAAFTGTVGMKPTYGAVSRHGVIAMASSLDQVGPAARTVADAAALQQVIGGHDPLDSTSLPEALGDLGAAVAAGSGRSNLAGLRVGVITDQPMEGYHPGLREAFEQRVAQLREAGAEIVEVSCPHFSAALGAYYLIMPSEVSSNLARFDGVRYGNRVVPDGGGTIEQVMAATRAEGFGDEVKRRIILGTYALSAGYYDAYYGSAQKVRTLVQRDFAEAFEQVDVLLTPASPHPAFPLGEQVDDPLAMYLNDYTTIPANLAGVPGVSVPGGLVDGLPWGLQLMAPAREDARLYEVGAAVEALVERHEPAPVWARIPETERGVARATATTAGGQQ